The window TCGAGGCGGCGTTGGCCTTGTTCTTCTTTCTCCTCGAAGCGATAATGTGGTGTCCTGATTGAAAGAATCGGAAGTCACTAATAATTTGAGGAATTTGGGATGAGGAACAAATGAACGGGGAGAGATTTCTTAGAGAGAAAATAGGTGAGAATGTTCACAAATTTCATAAGCAACATATCTCTCGCAGCTAACAACTACACCACACATTCTAGTTCCCTTACTTACAAGTAGACCACATTACCATTCTACAACTTGTAGAGCCATCTCACACTACTCACTCTATCTCGTCTTCTTCCTGCCCGATGGTCCCCTTTCCTTTGTCGGCCCACTCAAAATAGAGGTGGGGTTCGATGACTCATTGTCCACCATACCGGAAGAAGGCATTACCCACCCCCACCTCCTCATGAGCTTGCTCATCTTCTTCCAGAGAGCCGCCAAATATCGCTGCTTGAGCACATAATAATCTTCCCATGCCGTGTACTGCGGCACATGAGCCTGCTGGATAAGCACTTGTGGGGTCGCAACATTGCCCTTGCCCACTAGCCACCAATCAAGAATGACCACCGATGGAAGCCACCGAACACATGCGTGTAATTGGGAGTGAAAGGCTTCAAATGAGAAACATGAAAGACTAGATGCACCTGGGCAGAGGTTGGAAGTTGAAGTTTGTATGGCAGGTCACCAATGCGCTTTAGGACTGTGTATCGCCCGAAATATTTGTAGGACAACTTCAGTTACTGCTGGTTCACCAATGTTTGTTGTGCATGCGGTTGGAGTTTCCACATGACTTGGTCGCGAATGACGGATTATCTTTCAGTACACTTCTTGTTTGCATAATTTTTCATGCGCTGCTTGGCACGAATTAACTGAGCACATAGCAACTCTGTTTGGGCTGATAGTCTAGAACAACACTGGTGGTAGGGGAATCATCCAAAAATAGTCAAACTTGGCATTCCATTGAAATTGGGACAATGTGATAGAGTGTTGGGAACCCAACAACGTGTAAAAAAATGGAGTTGTACCAGAATTCGGCCATGCCTAACCAGCGACGCCAATGACGCAAATTGCCTTGAATTTCAGAACGATGGTATTGCTCTAGGTATTCACCTCTCGCTCTGCCCATCTATCTGCAGACAATATGAAGCGCTATAGTGCAATTGAGTGCCCATGGATTGAAACAAGTTGTGCCAAAACTTACTTGTAAAGATCTTGTATCGATCAGAAATTATGGTCTGAGGTATGCCATGAAGTTTGACCACACTGTCGATGAATACCTTGGCAACAGACTTAACTGTGTAAGGATGATGCAAGGGAAAGAGATGTGCATACTTTATTAAATGATCCATGACCACCAGGATGAAATTTGCACCTTCACAAGATGGTAAGCCCTCAATGAAAACCATCGTCAGTTCTGGCCATGGACGCTCTGGTGGAGGAAGTGGTTGGAGTAATTTAGCTGGACTGGAGTTGTTGTGCTTTGCATGTTGAGAAATTAGGCATTGGTGAATGTAAGTTCCAACAACTACTTTATGAAAGAAATAttctctagaggcaataataaagttgttattttatatttccttattcatgataaaggtttattattcatgctagaattgtattgatcggaaaccttgatacatgtgtgaatacataaacaaacaccgtgtccctagtgagcctctactagactagctcgttgatcaaagatggttaatgtttcctaaccatggacatgagttgtcatttgataaagagatcatatcattaggagaatgatgtgatggacaagacccatccgttagcttagcataatgatcgttcagttttattgctattgctttcttcatgtcaaatacatattcctttgactatgagattatgcaactcctggatactggaggaatgccttgtgtgctatcaaacgtcacaatgtaactgggtgattataaaaatgctctacaggtatctccgaaggtgtttgttgagttggcatagatcaagattaggatttgtcactccgagtatcggagaggtaacatccctctcagtaatacacatcataagcttgcaatcAAATGACTAAGGatttagtcacgaggtgatgtattatggaacgagtaaagagacttaccgataacgagattgaactgggtatgaagatatcgacgatctaatctcgggcaagtaacataccgatggacaaaggaaattacgtatgttgtcataactgttcaaccgataaagatcttcatagaatatgtaggagccaatatgggcatccaggttctgctattggttattgaccgaagaggtgtctcggtcatgtctacatagttctcgaacccgttgcgtccgcatgcttaatgttcgatgacgatataatattatatgagttggtgaccgaatgttgttcgtagtctcggatgagatcacggacatgacgaggagtctcgaaatggtcgagaggtaaatattgatatataggacgagggtattcggacaccggaagtgtttcggggggtaccgggtacttatcgggtcaccggaagggttccgggcacccccggcaaaagatatgggccttatgggccaagaggggaaacacaccagccacaagggggctggtgcgccccccatatgggccggcctaggAGAAGGGAAGAGGGGAAAGGAAAGGAAAGAgtggaataggattcccccttccttccctctctgcccctctttccttccccctctgaCAAACATGGCAGGGGGGCGCTGCCAAGGGCAGGAGCACAAGTAGGATTCggacctacttggggcgccccttggcctctcccctctcccttcaacttatatatatgaggaggggggggctagcacaccccagacaattgcctagccgtgtgcggcgcccccctccaccgtttacacccccgatcatattttcatagtgcttagggaagccctgcggagatcacttcaccatcaccgtcaccacgccatcgtgctgagggaactcatctactaccttgacgtcttgctggatcaagaaggcgagggatgtcaccgagctgaacgtgtgcagaacacggaggtgtcgtgtgtttggtacttgatcggttgaagcgcaaAGAAGTTCGAcgacatcaaccgcgttgtgaaacgcttccgcttatggtctacgagggtatgtagacacactctcccccttgttgccatgcatctccatggatacaTCATTGTGTGTGCGTAAAAACaattttgttttccatgcaacatttcccaacagtggcatcatgagccaggtctatgcgtagatgatatgcatgagtagaacacaaagagttgtgggcggtgatagtcatactacttagaaccaacatcttattttgattcggcggtattgtgggatgaagcagcccgtaccaaccttacatgtccacgtacatgagaccgattccaccgacagacatgcatctagttttgcataaaggtggctggcgggtgtctgtttctcgtactttagttgaatcgaatttgactgcggccggtccttgaagaaggttaaaacagcaaacttgacaaatcaccgttgtggtttttgccgtaggtaagaacggttcttgctagaagcccgtagcagccacgtaaaatttgcaacaacaaagtcgaggacgtctaacttgtttttgcagggtatgttgtgatgtgatatggtcaatacatgatgtgataaacgttattgtatgagatgatcatgttttgtaaagttactgacaaccggcaggagccttatggttgtctctttattgtatgaaatgcaaacgccatgtaattgctttactttatctctatgcgttagcgatagttgtagaagcaatagttggcgagacggccacgacgcaatgatggagatcaaggtgtcgagccggtgatgacggagatcatgacgatgctttgtaaatggagatcaaaagcacgagatgatgatggccatatcatgtcacatattttgattgcatgtgatgtttatcttttatgcatcttattttgcttagtacgacggtagcattataagatgatcccttcactaaatttcaaggtaaaagtgttctccctgagtatgcatcgctgctatagttcgtcgtattgagacaccacgtgatgatcgggtgtgatagactctacgttcacatacaacgggtgtaagacagttttgcacatgcaaaatacttgggttaaacttgatgagcctagcatgcacagacatggcctcagaacactggagatcgaaagatcgaacgtgaatcatatagtagatatgatcaacatagagatgttcaccattgatgaataccccatctcacgtgatgatcggacatgcgttagttgatttggatcacgtatcacttagatgacttgagggatgtcagtttaagtgggagttcttaagtaatttgattaattgaacttaatttatcatgaacttagtcctgatagtttttgcatatgtatgttgtagatcaatggcacgtgctaccgttcccctgaattttaatgaattcctagagaaagctaagttgaaagatgatggtagcaactacacagactgggtcc is drawn from Aegilops tauschii subsp. strangulata cultivar AL8/78 chromosome 1, Aet v6.0, whole genome shotgun sequence and contains these coding sequences:
- the LOC109780814 gene encoding uncharacterized protein → MVFIEGLPSCEGANFILVVMDHLIKYAHLFPLHHPYTVKSVAKVFIDSVVKLHGIPQTIISDRYKIFTTFHSQLHACVRWLPSVVILDWWLVGKGNVATPQVLIQQAHVPQYTAWEDYYVLKQRYLAALWKKMSKLMRRWGWVMPSSGHHIIASRRKKNKANAASILQLPLQGTPRPLTRSKAKQLSRCCNLNIEAFITDAAQPSSSEGSDASGPAASPRSTHE